The Stomoxys calcitrans chromosome 3, idStoCalc2.1, whole genome shotgun sequence genome includes a region encoding these proteins:
- the LOC106085840 gene encoding protein obstructor-E isoform X2, producing MAKIILSAMVCLAMFGSMALAASSCPEPNGRFADPEQCDAYIQCTEGVPEDKLCPDGLLFHQRTKSTGECTYLPFTVCKDRTRLQPANATENCPRQFGFYPIGDPAKCGVYHNCAHGEATLTKCPDGLAFNIDTYQCDWPDLAKDCNAEAFLGFVCPPSEEDEGKTNVDVTPEGELRYFPHPNSCKKYFVCVNGHPRLYTCGRYLAFNPESKLCDFYRNIPECYARLKDRKEKQ from the exons ATGgctaaaattattttaagtgCTATGGTGTGTTTGGCCATGTTTGGCTCTATGg CTTTAGCCGCCTCCTCCTGCCCTGAACCCAATGGCCGTTTTGCCGATCCCGAACAGTGTGATGCTTATATCCAATGTACTGAGGGTGTGCCAGAGGACAAACTCTGCCCCGATGGCTTGCTTTTCCATCAGCGTACCAAATCGACCGGAGAATGCACATATTTACCCTTTACCGTCTGCAAAGATCGCACTCGCCTTCAACCAGCCAATGCTACGGAAAATTGCCCTCGGCAATTTGGTTTCTATCCCATAGGAGATCCTGCCAAATGTGGTGTTTACCACAATTGTGCTCATGGCGAAGCCACACTCACTAAATGCCCCGATGGTTTGGCCTTCAATATCGACACCTATCAATGTGATTGGCCCGATCTAGCTAAGGATTGTAATGCTGAGGCCTTCTTGGGTTTCGTTTGCCCACCATCCGAAGAAGATGAGGGCAAGACAAATGTCGATGTTACACCCGAAGGTGAATTGCGTTACTTCCCACATCCCAACAGTTGCAAGAAATACTTTGTGTGTGTCAATGGCCATCCTCGTTTGTATACTTGTGGTCGTTATCTGGCCTTTAATCCTGAGTCCAAATTGTGTGATTTCTATCGCAATATTCCAGAATGCTATGCCCGTTTGAAGGATAGAAAAGAAAAGCAATGA
- the LOC106085840 gene encoding protein obstructor-E isoform X1 produces MAKIILSAMVCLAMFGSMAYAAGGCSSPNGTAPVSGSCDAYIQCTNGVAEEKLCPDGLLYNEKSTGYPCGYPIEVECSQPTARLQEAQATEECPHQFGYYQMGDSKNCGQFKNCASGRGYIFDCPDGLAWNPETYKCDWPDLVEACDAEAYLGFKCPPLPARSDLLGEPEQEYFFYPSPQNCQQYFLCVEGRPRRISCDGDMAFNEELKQCDDIDNVPNCSPEIKQKGAEIKNARLAAAKSKPRS; encoded by the exons ATGgctaaaattattttaagtgCTATGGTGTGTTTGGCCATGTTTGGCTCTATGg CATATGCTGCGGGTGGTTGTTCTTCACCCAATGGCACCGCTCCTGTATCGGGCTCTTGCGATGCCTATATTCAATGCACAAATGGTGTAGCTGAAGAAAAACTCTGCCCAGATGGTTTGTTGTACAATGAGAAATCCACCGGTTATCCTTGCGGCTATCCCATTGAGGTTGAGTGTAGCCAACCAACGGCACGCCTACAAGAAGCCCAAGCCACCGAAGAGTGTCCCCATCAATTTGGCTACTATCAAATGGGTGATTCCAAGAATTGTGGTCAATTCAAAAATTGTGCGTCCGGACGTGGTTACATTTTCGATTGCCCCGATGGTTTGGCTTGGAATCCCGAAACCTACAAATGCGATTGGCCCGATCTAGTTGAGGCTTGTGATGCTGAAGCCTACTTGGGATTCAAATGTCCACCACTACCGGCCCGTTCAGATTTGTTGGGTGAACCAGAGCAGGAATATTTCTTCTATCCCTCTCCCCAAAATTGCCAACAATATTTCTTGTGTGTTGAAGGACGTCCCAGACGTATATCATGTGACGGTGATATGGCCTTCAATGAGGAATTGAAACAATGTGATGACATTGACAATGTACCCAATTGTAGTCCTGAGATTAAGCAAAAGGGAGCAGAGATTAAAAATGCTCGTTTAGCTGCAGCCAAGTCTAAGCCTCGTTCATAA